ATGGCGAGAAGGTTGCCGACATACCGGTCGCCCCTCTTGTCGGCTCCGCCCCGAAACTCGACCGTCCGCAGAAACGTCCTGAGTACCTGAACAAGGTCAATTCCTTCGATACATTAAGCGTTTCGAAACCTTCTGATCTGGGGGACGTTCTTCTGAAACTGGTCTCTTCCATGAACCTCAATTCAAAAAGATGGATAACCCGGCAGTACGATTCGATGGTAGGGATAAATACGGTAACCGGCCCGGGGAGCGATTCCGCCGTTATAAGGATAAAGGATTACAACGGCGGCAACGGAAGCGGAAAAACAAAGGGGCTTGCTCTCTCCGCCGGATGCAACGAGCGCTACTCATACCTTGATCCATATACCGGCGGGTTGATAGCTATCGCGGAAAACGCGAGGAACATCGCGTGCGCCGGGGGGAAACCGCTTGCCGTGACCGATTGCCTCAATTTCGGCTCCCCCCAGAATCCGGAAATAATGTGGCAGTTCGTAAAATCGGTTGAAGGGCTTGCGGAGGCTTGCCGTCGCCTTGAGATACCTGTTGTCAGCGGCAACGTAAGCCTCTACAACCAGACAGGAGAGAACGCCATCTACCCGACGCCCATGATTGGGATGGTGGGGATTATCGAAGATATCGAAAAAAGGGTCTCATCCTTTTTCAGAAACGAGAATGACGTTGTATTTCTGCTCGGAGAAACGCTTGCGGAGATAGGGGGGAGCGAATATCTGAAAACCATCCATGGGCACGACAAGGGGAAACCCCCTGCCCTCGACCTTAAAAAGGAAAAAGCGCTGATAGAACTCCTTCTGGCGCTCGCCGATGCGAAGCTCCTCTCCTCGGCGCACGACCTTTCGGAAGGGGGGCTTGCCGTCGCTCTTGCGGAGTGCTGTCTGGGCGGGGCAAAACTCGGTTGCCGCGTCGAGTTTTCATCCGATCTTCGCGAGGATGTTCTGCTCTTCAGCGAATCGCAGTCGCGAACCGTGATAAGCATGAACGAGAAGAATGAACATGCAGCAGTCGAGATGTTCGGCAAATTCGGCGTACCCTGGAGCGCCATCGGACGGGTTGGGCACGAAACATTCAAGATAAACGTGAACGACGAGACCTTTATAAAGACAACCGTGAGCGACCTCGAAACCGCCTTCGAGGGGACGTTTGAAAAAAGGCTTTTCGACTAGGAGATGTTGCCGATGCGTAAAGGTCGGCTGATAATAGATGAACCGACTGACGGCCGCCGGAACATGGCGGTCGACGAAGCTCTCTTCAACATCGCGCATGAGGAGAGTTCTTTCCCGATTACCCTCCGTCTCTATGGATGGACCCCCCCTTGCGTAAGCATCGGGAGGAGGCAGTCCTTCGACATGGTCAACATTGATGAGTGCCTTCGGAAGGGACTGGACGTGGTCAAACGTATTGGCGGAGGCTCCGCTGTGTACCACGAGCACGAGCTTACCTACTGTTTCGTTTCCCGCCTCGACGCAATGCCGGAGCCGAAGGGTGTTGAGTGGCGCGCCATATTCGGTTCTCTTTTGGAAAATTTCGGAGTTTCACCGGACGCGCCAGATGACCGCGGTCTGGCCAGGGTGGAAACATGTTTCGCCTCGTCGGGCGATGACGAGCCGACCGTAAACGGCAGGAAGTGGGTTGGTTCCGCGCGCAGAAGATCGAGGAGCGTATTCCTCCAGCATGGGAGCATTCTCCTTGCA
This sequence is a window from Nitrospinota bacterium. Protein-coding genes within it:
- the purL gene encoding phosphoribosylformylglycinamidine synthase subunit PurL, which produces MHPFMETEITLQTALDHGLSEGEFAKTQEILGRVPNIVELGIISAMWSEHCSYKSSRIHLAKFPTKGKHVIQGPGENAGVIDVGDGTAVVFKMESHNHPSYIEPVQGAATGVGGILRDVFTMGARPVASLDCLRFGHSSHERTPYLVSGVVKGISGYGNCIGVPTVGGETRFHECYNGNILVNVMNVGLAKTDSIFYGHASGLGNKVIYIGSATGRDGIHGAVMASDSFGDGGEENRPTVQVGDPFTEKLLLEACLELFQEKVVEGIQDMGAAGLTSSSFEMAERGETGLSIHLDKVPMREEGMTPYELMLSESQERMLLVAKPENEKRILEILAKWDLEAATIGEVEDHGHVKLFFHGEKVADIPVAPLVGSAPKLDRPQKRPEYLNKVNSFDTLSVSKPSDLGDVLLKLVSSMNLNSKRWITRQYDSMVGINTVTGPGSDSAVIRIKDYNGGNGSGKTKGLALSAGCNERYSYLDPYTGGLIAIAENARNIACAGGKPLAVTDCLNFGSPQNPEIMWQFVKSVEGLAEACRRLEIPVVSGNVSLYNQTGENAIYPTPMIGMVGIIEDIEKRVSSFFRNENDVVFLLGETLAEIGGSEYLKTIHGHDKGKPPALDLKKEKALIELLLALADAKLLSSAHDLSEGGLAVALAECCLGGAKLGCRVEFSSDLREDVLLFSESQSRTVISMNEKNEHAAVEMFGKFGVPWSAIGRVGHETFKINVNDETFIKTTVSDLETAFEGTFEKRLFD